In Desulfurobacterium indicum, a single genomic region encodes these proteins:
- a CDS encoding histone deacetylase family protein, producing the protein MSGCVIYDEIFLKHNLEGHPENRNRLISIMSSLPKFNIPVEKPIRISKELLESIHDKKYISAVKSASLTGFEYLDPDTYVNNYSFDAAIMAAGACEEAVNLVANDKYCAVFCAVRPPGHHAEKDRAMGFCIFNNIVIAAKKALTSGFKKVFIVDFDAHHGNGTEHLIRDDENIFYFSTHQYPFYPGTGSEKENNNHIFNMPLPSETGDEVFIPIYERKLPKIVQNFSPDILLVSAGFDFHRDDPLTGLNVSYYGMERIVESVFSIARSLKIPIILTLEGGYNLDVLTKAGELIFKHLPDF; encoded by the coding sequence ATGAGCGGATGTGTAATTTATGACGAAATCTTTCTAAAGCACAACCTCGAAGGACATCCAGAAAACAGAAATAGATTGATAAGCATAATGTCTTCCCTGCCAAAATTTAACATCCCTGTTGAAAAACCTATAAGAATCAGTAAAGAACTTTTAGAATCTATCCACGATAAAAAGTACATAAGTGCCGTAAAGAGTGCATCATTAACCGGATTTGAATACCTTGACCCGGATACCTACGTAAATAACTATAGTTTTGATGCTGCAATAATGGCAGCAGGCGCCTGCGAAGAAGCAGTAAACCTCGTTGCAAACGACAAATACTGTGCCGTTTTCTGCGCTGTAAGGCCTCCCGGACACCATGCAGAAAAAGATAGAGCAATGGGATTCTGTATTTTCAATAATATAGTAATAGCTGCAAAAAAGGCCCTCACATCGGGATTTAAAAAGGTATTTATAGTCGATTTTGACGCTCATCACGGAAACGGAACAGAACATCTAATAAGAGACGATGAAAACATCTTTTACTTCTCAACCCACCAATACCCTTTCTACCCAGGAACAGGAAGCGAAAAAGAAAACAACAACCATATATTCAACATGCCCCTTCCTTCGGAAACTGGCGATGAAGTTTTCATCCCTATTTACGAAAGAAAGCTTCCAAAGATCGTGCAGAACTTCTCACCTGACATTCTTTTAGTATCTGCAGGTTTTGACTTCCACAGGGACGACCCACTAACAGGACTTAACGTTTCATATTACGGAATGGAAAGAATAGTAGAATCAGTATTTTCCATCGCAAGAAGCCTGAAAATCCCCATTATTCTGACCCTTGAGGGAGGATACAACTTAGATGTTCTAACAAAAGCAGGAGAATTAATATTTAAACACCTTCCCGATTTTTAA